In Balneolales bacterium ANBcel1, the following proteins share a genomic window:
- a CDS encoding NADH-quinone oxidoreductase subunit N, whose product MAEHIIESIFRFLPEIALTVTLVAAIVADLILKDRNRNVAWVVLAGLAVTAILVWQQAGWNVSIFSDTVAVDPFAVFFKMLLVVAGVFIVLFSVKSRELEHNSTRIGEYYMLLTGVLLGMFLMVGATNLLMMYLVFEMTSISSYVLAGFTKNLRKSAEASMKYIIFGAVSSGFLLYGLSLLIGITGAIDIYGVRDALQAGVEQTAALYLAVIMIIVGFSYKITVVPFHFWAPDVYHGAPVTITTFLATASKIAGFAMMIRFFRVSFMESGALTVPGFDGVLAIVPWNVLLAVLAAVTMLAANLMALWQENIKRLLAYSSIAHAGFILMGLALLTDEGISAMMIYLAIYLFMNMGAFYVVMLVSNKLDTELVSDYEGLGQRSPFLAVTMAIFLVALAGFPPTAGFIAKVYIFGATISAGWIWLVAVAGLATIISLFYYIRVVRNMFLAEPAEGASGMIRFDRGTMAILIALLIPVLLLGIWFSPIVAWARDAVVMFGL is encoded by the coding sequence ATGGCAGAACATATTATAGAAAGTATTTTCCGGTTTCTTCCCGAGATCGCGCTGACGGTGACGCTTGTGGCGGCAATTGTCGCGGATCTGATACTGAAGGACCGAAACAGGAACGTGGCCTGGGTTGTGCTGGCGGGTCTGGCTGTTACCGCCATTCTGGTTTGGCAGCAGGCAGGCTGGAATGTCTCGATTTTCAGCGACACCGTAGCGGTGGATCCGTTCGCCGTGTTCTTCAAGATGCTGCTTGTCGTGGCCGGGGTATTCATCGTGCTGTTTTCGGTTAAGAGCCGCGAACTGGAGCATAACAGCACCCGGATCGGGGAATACTACATGCTGCTTACCGGGGTGCTGCTCGGCATGTTCCTGATGGTCGGCGCCACCAACCTGCTGATGATGTATCTGGTGTTCGAAATGACGAGCATCAGCTCCTATGTGCTTGCCGGATTTACCAAAAATCTGCGCAAGTCGGCCGAAGCCTCGATGAAGTACATCATCTTCGGCGCTGTTTCTTCGGGTTTTCTGCTGTACGGATTATCCCTGCTGATCGGCATCACCGGCGCCATTGATATCTACGGGGTGCGTGACGCGCTCCAGGCCGGGGTAGAGCAGACCGCCGCCCTCTACCTGGCGGTCATCATGATTATCGTCGGGTTCAGCTACAAGATAACGGTGGTCCCGTTCCATTTCTGGGCGCCGGATGTGTATCACGGCGCGCCGGTCACCATCACCACCTTCCTGGCAACCGCATCCAAAATCGCCGGTTTCGCCATGATGATTCGCTTTTTCCGCGTTTCGTTCATGGAGTCGGGCGCCCTCACCGTGCCCGGCTTTGACGGTGTGCTGGCCATTGTACCCTGGAATGTGCTGCTGGCCGTACTTGCGGCGGTTACCATGCTGGCCGCCAACCTGATGGCGCTGTGGCAGGAAAATATCAAACGCCTGCTGGCCTACTCCAGCATCGCGCACGCGGGTTTTATTTTGATGGGTCTGGCACTGTTGACCGATGAGGGGATCAGCGCCATGATGATCTACCTGGCCATCTACCTGTTCATGAACATGGGCGCGTTTTATGTGGTCATGCTGGTGTCCAACAAACTGGACACCGAGCTGGTCAGCGACTATGAGGGGCTCGGACAGCGATCGCCTTTCCTGGCTGTAACCATGGCCATTTTCCTGGTTGCGCTGGCAGGATTTCCTCCGACAGCCGGCTTCATCGCGAAAGTCTATATATTCGGCGCTACGATAAGCGCGGGGTGGATTTGGCTGGTGGCCGTTGCCGGACTCGCAACCATCATTTCGCTTTTCTATTATATCCGGGTGGTCCGCAATATGTTCCTTGCCGAACCGGCGGAGGGCGCGTCCGGTATGATACGCTTCGACCGCGGTACCATGGCGATTCTGATCGCACTGCTGATTCCGGTGCTGCTGCTGGGCATCTGGTTCTCGCCGATCGTTGCCTGGGCGCGCGACGCGGTAGTCATGTTCGGATTATAA
- the nuoL gene encoding NADH-quinone oxidoreductase subunit L codes for MGLDTLILFSLIALFLPLAGFVLLIFFGKRLPRQGDWLGTGIVSVTLILSLFIMFAKLATPETVTASWTWAQFGGIPGIGEVTVELGILIDNLSAVMLVVVALISTLVHFFSMGYLKGDVRYSRYFAYLGIFTFSMMGIVLTHNLLMMYIFWELVGLSSYLLIGHWYEKKSASNAAMKAFIVNRVGDAGMFIGIMIIFVHFSTFSFDAIFSAVAAGNLPFESQAWLTAAGVLIFCGAIGKSAQFPLHVWLPDAMEGPTPVSALIHAATMVAAGVFLVARLFPLFTADALLVIAYVGAFTALLAATIAITQYDIKKVLAWSTISQLGYMIMALGVGAYAAGFMHLVTHAMFKAGLFLGSGAVIYAMHVALHKQHDHDTDAQDIRNMGGLRGKMPVTYWTFLIFTLAISGIPLTSGFLSKDEILAGTLAFSTLSGHWLLPLIAFAVAGMTAFYMFRLVILTFHGKPADPERLSLIREVPGVMAVPLIVLAALSTFIFFSFNPFGAASGWLFQALERPASVVPEAIAPATWATLYEAISRVHTLVMILSIVIAVAGLAFAWMVYEKRSFSADKMASAMGPLYRGSRNKWYFDEMYQAVFVNGTLSLTRISNWFDFNIIDGIVNGAGTVTRGVSRISGWIDNTFVDGLVNFLANITGRIGMKVRRIQTGSIQHYLVFALFGFLIITIVLLSI; via the coding sequence ATGGGATTGGATACTTTGATACTGTTTTCATTGATCGCGCTATTTCTGCCGCTGGCCGGTTTTGTGCTGCTGATTTTCTTCGGCAAGCGCCTGCCCCGGCAGGGCGACTGGCTCGGAACCGGGATAGTATCGGTGACACTGATACTCTCGCTTTTCATCATGTTTGCAAAGCTGGCCACACCGGAAACGGTTACGGCAAGCTGGACCTGGGCGCAGTTCGGCGGCATTCCCGGCATCGGGGAGGTCACCGTGGAGCTCGGCATTCTGATCGACAACCTCTCGGCGGTGATGCTGGTCGTAGTGGCCCTCATCAGCACCCTGGTGCATTTTTTCTCGATGGGGTATCTGAAGGGGGATGTGCGCTACTCCCGGTATTTTGCCTATCTGGGCATCTTTACCTTTTCGATGATGGGCATCGTGCTTACGCACAACCTGCTGATGATGTACATATTCTGGGAGCTGGTGGGGCTGAGCTCCTACCTGCTCATCGGACACTGGTATGAAAAGAAGTCGGCGTCCAATGCCGCCATGAAGGCGTTTATCGTCAACCGGGTGGGCGATGCCGGGATGTTCATCGGCATCATGATCATTTTCGTGCATTTCTCGACCTTTTCGTTCGACGCCATCTTCAGCGCGGTAGCCGCCGGCAACCTGCCGTTTGAAAGCCAGGCATGGCTCACCGCCGCGGGGGTTCTGATTTTCTGCGGAGCGATCGGCAAATCGGCCCAGTTCCCGCTGCATGTCTGGTTGCCGGACGCGATGGAGGGCCCGACACCGGTCAGCGCACTCATCCACGCCGCCACAATGGTTGCCGCAGGTGTGTTCCTGGTAGCGCGCCTGTTCCCGCTCTTCACGGCCGACGCCCTGCTGGTGATCGCTTATGTCGGCGCGTTTACCGCCCTGCTGGCCGCAACCATCGCCATCACCCAGTACGACATCAAAAAAGTGCTGGCTTGGTCCACTATCAGTCAGCTCGGCTACATGATTATGGCGCTTGGCGTCGGCGCTTACGCCGCCGGATTCATGCACCTGGTTACCCACGCCATGTTCAAAGCCGGACTGTTTCTTGGCTCAGGCGCGGTGATCTACGCCATGCATGTCGCTTTGCACAAACAGCACGACCACGACACCGACGCCCAGGACATCCGCAACATGGGGGGCCTGCGCGGCAAAATGCCGGTAACCTACTGGACCTTCCTGATCTTTACCCTGGCAATCTCCGGCATCCCGCTCACCTCCGGCTTCCTCAGCAAGGATGAAATTCTTGCCGGTACCCTGGCCTTCAGCACGCTCAGCGGACACTGGCTGCTGCCGCTCATCGCGTTCGCCGTGGCCGGTATGACCGCCTTCTACATGTTCCGGCTTGTGATACTGACCTTCCATGGCAAGCCCGCCGACCCCGAGCGACTTTCACTGATTCGCGAAGTGCCCGGCGTGATGGCCGTTCCGCTGATTGTCCTTGCAGCGTTATCCACGTTCATTTTCTTCAGTTTTAACCCGTTCGGCGCAGCGTCAGGCTGGCTGTTCCAGGCGCTGGAAAGGCCCGCGAGCGTTGTGCCCGAAGCCATTGCCCCGGCCACCTGGGCAACCCTTTACGAAGCTATCAGCCGGGTGCATACCCTGGTGATGATCCTTTCGATCGTGATTGCCGTTGCCGGCCTGGCCTTTGCCTGGATGGTCTATGAAAAACGGTCGTTCAGCGCAGATAAAATGGCATCCGCCATGGGTCCGCTGTACCGGGGCTCACGCAACAAATGGTATTTCGATGAAATGTACCAGGCGGTGTTCGTCAACGGCACCCTGTCGCTTACCCGCATTTCCAACTGGTTCGATTTTAACATTATCGACGGCATCGTGAACGGTGCAGGAACGGTTACCCGCGGGGTCTCCCGCATCAGCGGATGGATCGACAACACCTTTGTCGACGGTCTGGTGAACTTCCTGGCGAATATTACCGGGCGCATCGGCATGAAGGTTCGCCGCATTCAAACCGGCAGTATTCAGCACTACCTGGTTTTCGCCCTGTTCGGCTTTTTGATTATCACCATTGTGCTACTCTCGATTTAA
- a CDS encoding NADH-quinone oxidoreductase subunit J produces the protein MDLSAIAFYVFAILIIGSAAFMVFSRNIVHSAFALMFTLGGLAAFYALLYAGFVAVTQLLVYVGGILVLILFGVMLTTQGFFEKVRTRTVNLLPATLFAAIIAVLLIGVFVTTEWVLAPMEDGAATMTGLGELLLTDFMLPFQVSGVLLLLAIIGAVLMAARTRTPDS, from the coding sequence ATGGATCTGTCTGCGATAGCCTTTTATGTATTTGCGATCCTGATCATCGGCAGCGCCGCATTTATGGTGTTCTCCAGGAACATCGTGCACTCGGCGTTCGCGCTCATGTTCACCCTCGGCGGACTGGCCGCTTTCTACGCATTGCTCTACGCCGGTTTTGTTGCCGTTACCCAGCTGCTGGTTTATGTGGGGGGGATTCTGGTGCTCATCCTTTTCGGAGTGATGCTCACCACCCAGGGCTTTTTTGAGAAAGTCCGGACCCGCACCGTCAACCTGCTGCCGGCGACTCTGTTCGCCGCCATCATCGCTGTGCTGCTGATCGGGGTATTCGTTACCACCGAGTGGGTGCTGGCACCGATGGAAGACGGCGCAGCCACCATGACGGGCCTCGGCGAACTGCTGCTCACCGACTTCATGCTCCCGTTCCAGGTGTCGGGCGTACTTCTGCTGCTGGCCATCATCGGCGCGGTGCTCATGGCGGCCCGGACACGCACCCCGGACTCCTGA
- the nuoH gene encoding NADH-quinone oxidoreductase subunit NuoH, translating to MLEYLENLLPAAPLAVFLFSIVPLTIILVYALFAIWLERKVAGHIQDRLGPMRTGGWHGWSQTIADLVKMLQKEDIVPAKADRFFFKMAPFIAFGASYAAFVAIPFSSAYIGSMIDVGVFYIVAITSLLSISIIMGGWASNNKWSLLGAMRTAAQTVSYEVPTIATILSVIVATGTLNLMEVTEMQSGNGFLGFLPNWMIFHSPFMVIAFVIFFIAILAESHRVPFDLPESESELVGGYQTEYSGMRWGLFMLTEYADMLLLSLVTAALFFGGWNSPFGSFMDGPLWGAFWMLLKGMIVVFVMMWLRWTLPRLRVDQLMNLCWKYLIPLSFVNLVLIALWEMIF from the coding sequence ATGCTGGAATATCTGGAAAATTTGCTGCCGGCCGCTCCCCTGGCTGTCTTTCTCTTTTCCATCGTGCCGCTTACCATCATTCTGGTTTATGCGCTGTTTGCGATCTGGCTGGAACGCAAGGTGGCGGGCCATATCCAGGATCGCCTGGGCCCGATGCGTACCGGCGGATGGCACGGATGGTCGCAGACCATCGCCGACCTGGTCAAAATGCTCCAGAAAGAGGATATTGTGCCGGCCAAAGCCGACCGGTTTTTCTTCAAAATGGCGCCGTTTATCGCATTCGGTGCCTCATATGCCGCTTTTGTGGCGATCCCCTTCAGCAGTGCCTATATCGGCAGTATGATCGATGTGGGCGTTTTCTACATCGTCGCCATCACCTCGCTGCTCTCCATCAGTATTATTATGGGGGGATGGGCCTCGAACAACAAATGGTCGCTTCTGGGGGCGATGCGAACCGCTGCGCAGACGGTCAGTTACGAGGTGCCGACCATCGCCACCATCCTGTCGGTGATCGTGGCCACCGGTACGCTCAACCTGATGGAAGTCACCGAAATGCAGTCGGGCAACGGGTTTCTCGGTTTTCTGCCCAACTGGATGATCTTCCACAGCCCGTTCATGGTCATCGCGTTTGTGATCTTTTTCATCGCGATACTGGCGGAGTCGCACCGGGTGCCGTTCGACCTTCCCGAATCGGAATCGGAGCTGGTGGGCGGATACCAGACCGAGTACTCCGGCATGCGCTGGGGCCTGTTCATGCTCACCGAATACGCCGACATGCTGCTTTTATCGCTGGTTACGGCCGCGCTGTTCTTCGGCGGCTGGAACAGTCCGTTCGGCTCCTTCATGGACGGCCCGCTCTGGGGCGCCTTCTGGATGCTGCTCAAGGGCATGATCGTGGTCTTTGTGATGATGTGGCTGCGCTGGACCCTGCCGAGGCTGCGCGTGGATCAGCTGATGAACCTGTGCTGGAAGTACCTGATTCCGCTTTCGTTCGTGAATCTGGTGCTGATCGCGCTTTGGGAGATGATTTTTTAA
- a CDS encoding class II D-tagatose-bisphosphate aldolase, non-catalytic subunit produces the protein MVTSTNNINLDIRSLAEQNEQPIVNYLIDQVRGPFKNKAALFAVCPNSETVTRAALEASKEADAPLLFAATLNQVDTDGGYTGWTPRALVDFISEYSEKIGLESPVMPCLDHGGPWLKDSHTRDNLSFDETMAAVKVSLEACIDAGYDLLHIDPTVDRTIPGDDPVPIDLVADRTQDLIIHSENYRSSRGYPRIAYEVGTEEVHGGLANKDSFNKFLSLLDTGLKKANMEYAWPCFVVGKVGTDLHTTYFEPSMARDLTSQTEVYGAAIKGHYSDYVDNPEDYPLSGMGGANVGPEFTEEEFLALMDLMKLEKKIGKQSGLYEALEHAVLTSNRWQKWLQKDETGADFQDLTQSRREWLMRTCSRYIWTHPDVLDTRKKLYNNLSGYRDADSYVKWSIKKSMHKYFHCFNLIHFNQRLTQQEIPA, from the coding sequence CAGGTTCGTGGCCCTTTTAAAAACAAGGCAGCTCTGTTTGCCGTTTGTCCGAACTCGGAAACGGTGACACGTGCTGCCCTTGAGGCCTCAAAAGAGGCGGACGCCCCATTATTATTTGCAGCGACTCTCAACCAGGTGGATACCGATGGCGGCTATACCGGATGGACTCCCCGGGCACTGGTCGATTTTATTTCCGAATACAGCGAGAAAATCGGCCTGGAAAGTCCGGTGATGCCCTGTCTGGATCATGGTGGCCCCTGGCTGAAAGATAGCCATACACGCGATAACCTTTCTTTTGATGAGACAATGGCCGCCGTTAAAGTGTCGCTTGAAGCCTGCATTGATGCCGGTTATGATTTGTTACACATTGACCCTACGGTTGACAGAACCATTCCCGGAGATGACCCTGTACCCATTGATCTTGTGGCCGATCGCACACAGGATCTGATCATTCATTCCGAAAACTATCGTTCGTCCAGGGGATATCCGAGAATTGCCTATGAAGTCGGTACCGAAGAGGTACATGGCGGCCTGGCCAATAAAGACAGCTTTAATAAATTCCTCTCCCTCCTGGATACAGGCCTGAAAAAGGCTAACATGGAGTATGCCTGGCCATGCTTTGTGGTTGGCAAAGTAGGCACCGATCTTCATACCACCTATTTCGAGCCATCCATGGCCCGCGACCTGACTTCTCAAACAGAAGTGTACGGTGCCGCAATTAAAGGCCATTATTCAGATTATGTAGATAATCCGGAAGATTACCCGCTTAGTGGCATGGGAGGAGCCAATGTGGGTCCTGAATTTACCGAAGAGGAATTTCTTGCCCTGATGGATCTGATGAAACTTGAAAAAAAGATCGGCAAGCAATCGGGGTTATACGAAGCTCTTGAACATGCTGTCCTCACCAGCAATCGATGGCAAAAATGGCTTCAGAAAGATGAAACCGGTGCTGACTTCCAGGATCTTACTCAATCCCGAAGAGAGTGGCTGATGAGGACCTGCAGCCGATATATCTGGACACATCCCGATGTTCTCGATACCCGCAAAAAGCTTTACAACAACCTCTCCGGCTATCGGGATGCCGACAGTTATGTGAAGTGGTCCATAAAAAAATCGATGCATAAATATTTCCATTGTTTTAATCTCATTCACTTTAACCAACGATTAACACAACAAGAGATCCCTGCCTAA
- a CDS encoding NADH-quinone oxidoreductase subunit M → MELSIFGIGILTWIVFLPIVGMLIVLLIPGEQKNAIRWTAAGVTGIQLLLAVVVLAMFDRTALGINDASSFQFVEQFEWIIVEAVPWVGRIEIMYFLGIDGLSVLMVLLTALISVIGVVSSWSIEKKVKGYFALYLLLVTGMMGVFVALDFFLFFIFWEVMLLPMYFLIGIWGGPRREYAAIKFFIYTFAGGVLMLLVMLALYFSVAYTNGAGEQVHTFNLLHMMNSANFVEGSILYGLDTTWRYVAWVALFISFAIKVPLFPFHTWLPDAHVEAPTPISVILAGVLLKLGTYGMLRIMYPILPDGTVYFMYLMAFLGMISIIYGALCAMAQEDFKKLIAYSSISHMGIVMLGMASLTNQGTVGAVLQMFNHGTITAMLFLIVGVLYDRTGKRGLYDFGGIANQMPKYTGIAMVAMFAALGLPGLSGFVSELFSFLGAFAAFRWITIISVIGIVLTAAYILWTIQRVFLGELGDEHKSLADLTGRELLMFVPLLIIVILLGVYPGPAIELMNASLSHLVDFVGAGVR, encoded by the coding sequence ATGGAATTATCAATATTCGGCATCGGTATTCTCACCTGGATCGTATTCCTCCCCATTGTCGGGATGCTCATTGTTCTACTGATTCCCGGTGAACAGAAAAATGCCATCCGCTGGACTGCGGCAGGTGTTACGGGCATCCAGCTGCTGCTGGCGGTGGTGGTCCTGGCCATGTTTGACCGCACCGCCCTGGGCATCAACGACGCGAGCAGTTTCCAGTTTGTGGAACAGTTCGAATGGATCATCGTTGAGGCGGTGCCCTGGGTCGGCAGAATCGAAATCATGTACTTCCTCGGTATCGACGGACTCAGCGTGCTGATGGTGCTGCTCACCGCGCTCATCAGTGTGATCGGCGTCGTCTCTTCCTGGAGCATTGAAAAGAAGGTGAAAGGCTATTTCGCCCTCTATCTGCTGCTGGTTACCGGCATGATGGGTGTGTTTGTGGCACTCGACTTCTTCCTGTTCTTCATCTTCTGGGAGGTGATGCTCCTGCCGATGTATTTCCTGATCGGGATCTGGGGTGGGCCCCGCCGTGAGTACGCCGCCATCAAGTTCTTTATCTATACTTTCGCCGGCGGTGTGCTGATGCTTCTGGTGATGCTGGCACTCTACTTCAGCGTGGCCTACACCAACGGTGCCGGTGAGCAGGTCCATACATTTAACCTGCTGCATATGATGAATTCTGCGAACTTCGTGGAAGGCTCCATCCTGTATGGCCTCGACACCACCTGGCGCTATGTGGCCTGGGTAGCGCTGTTCATAAGCTTCGCGATCAAGGTGCCGCTTTTCCCGTTCCACACCTGGCTTCCCGACGCCCACGTTGAGGCGCCGACACCGATATCGGTGATCCTGGCCGGAGTGCTGCTGAAACTCGGGACCTACGGCATGTTGCGTATCATGTACCCGATTCTGCCCGACGGTACGGTCTACTTCATGTACCTGATGGCGTTCCTCGGCATGATCAGCATCATCTACGGAGCGCTTTGCGCCATGGCGCAGGAGGACTTCAAAAAACTCATCGCCTATTCGTCGATTAGCCACATGGGTATCGTGATGCTGGGGATGGCTTCGCTCACCAACCAGGGAACCGTTGGCGCGGTACTGCAGATGTTCAACCACGGAACCATCACCGCCATGCTCTTCCTTATCGTCGGCGTACTGTATGACCGGACCGGCAAACGCGGCCTGTACGATTTCGGTGGTATCGCCAATCAGATGCCGAAATACACCGGCATCGCCATGGTGGCCATGTTCGCGGCGCTCGGCCTGCCCGGCCTCAGCGGGTTCGTGAGCGAGCTGTTCTCGTTCCTCGGAGCGTTCGCCGCCTTCCGCTGGATCACCATTATTTCGGTGATCGGAATTGTGCTGACCGCCGCTTACATCCTCTGGACCATCCAGCGGGTGTTCCTCGGTGAACTGGGTGATGAGCACAAAAGCCTGGCCGACCTGACCGGCCGCGAGCTGCTCATGTTCGTGCCCCTGCTGATCATCGTAATACTGCTGGGGGTCTATCCGGGTCCGGCTATCGAACTTATGAACGCCTCACTGAGCCATCTGGTCGATTTTGTAGGTGCGGGCGTCCGGTAA
- the nuoK gene encoding NADH-quinone oxidoreductase subunit NuoK, protein MVLPEWLAEPGLNHFLVVSALLFSLGLLAVISRRNIIMVLMGIELILNSANLNFVAFSRYGALSLDGHMIALFVIIIAAAEAAVALAIALNIYNRFGSVDVEQISELKE, encoded by the coding sequence ATGGTCTTACCCGAATGGCTTGCAGAACCCGGCCTGAACCACTTCCTGGTGGTCAGTGCCCTTCTGTTTTCGCTCGGATTACTTGCCGTCATCTCCAGAAGGAACATCATCATGGTTCTGATGGGAATCGAACTGATTCTCAACTCCGCCAACCTCAACTTTGTGGCGTTCAGCCGGTACGGCGCCCTGTCGCTTGACGGCCACATGATCGCCCTGTTTGTCATCATCATCGCCGCGGCGGAGGCGGCCGTGGCACTGGCCATCGCTCTCAATATCTACAACCGGTTCGGGTCGGTAGATGTCGAACAAATCAGCGAGTTAAAGGAGTAG
- a CDS encoding glycoside hydrolase family 31 protein — protein MPLQDTYQADLYGYLYENQAQPLMVSSKGRYIWSSEPFRVSWDKNLIQLEKPEGEFLLYDQGETLREAYLAASNRHFHPTGTMPDERLFRKPQYNTWIELLYDQNQNDILKYAHAIIENGLPPGIIMIDDNWQRSYGDWQFRSERFDDPKAMVDELHELGFTVMLWVCPFVSPDTEVYRFLRDQDLLLKDETGQPKVIHWWNGQSALLDLTHPEAGTWFHEQLHYLMDTYGVDGFKLDAGDAEYYVDTYAYKDVTPNEHSRLFAEIGLKYPLNEYRATWKMGGQPLAQRLRDKGHSWEDLNQLVPHILTQGLAGYAFTCPDMIGGGLMGSFINLDEVDQELVVRSTQTHALMPMMQFSVAPWRVLDDEHFQAVLKATELRSLFEEYIVELAEHAAISGEPVVRYMEYVFPNEGYANITDQFLLGDSVLVAPVMQAGQRSREVVLPRGTWKNTQGDLFTGPVTIVTDAALDELPYFVQVP, from the coding sequence ATGCCTCTGCAAGATACTTACCAAGCCGACCTTTACGGCTACCTTTATGAGAATCAGGCCCAGCCTCTGATGGTTTCCAGCAAGGGGCGCTATATATGGTCATCAGAGCCTTTTCGTGTTTCCTGGGATAAGAATCTCATCCAATTGGAAAAGCCTGAAGGAGAGTTTCTTCTCTATGATCAGGGAGAAACGTTGCGGGAAGCCTATCTGGCAGCTAGTAACCGTCACTTCCACCCCACCGGAACCATGCCTGATGAGCGCCTGTTCCGCAAACCACAATACAATACATGGATCGAACTCCTTTACGATCAGAATCAGAATGATATTCTGAAATATGCCCATGCCATTATCGAAAATGGCCTTCCTCCCGGAATTATCATGATTGATGATAACTGGCAGCGAAGCTACGGCGACTGGCAGTTCAGGAGCGAACGTTTTGATGATCCAAAAGCCATGGTCGATGAACTTCATGAACTGGGTTTTACCGTCATGCTTTGGGTATGTCCTTTTGTAAGTCCCGATACCGAAGTTTATCGTTTTCTGCGGGACCAGGATCTGCTTCTGAAAGACGAAACAGGTCAACCAAAGGTCATCCACTGGTGGAATGGCCAAAGTGCTCTGCTGGATCTGACGCATCCGGAAGCCGGAACATGGTTTCATGAACAGCTTCACTATTTGATGGATACCTACGGAGTAGACGGCTTCAAGCTGGACGCCGGTGATGCCGAATATTATGTGGATACCTATGCATACAAAGATGTAACACCGAATGAACATTCCCGACTATTTGCTGAAATCGGACTCAAATACCCCCTCAACGAGTACCGGGCAACCTGGAAGATGGGGGGACAGCCACTGGCACAGCGCCTTCGGGACAAAGGACACTCCTGGGAAGATCTGAATCAGTTAGTCCCGCACATACTCACGCAAGGCCTGGCAGGATATGCTTTCACCTGTCCTGATATGATCGGGGGGGGATTGATGGGCTCTTTCATCAATCTCGATGAAGTCGATCAGGAACTTGTCGTCAGATCGACGCAAACTCATGCTTTGATGCCGATGATGCAGTTTTCTGTTGCTCCATGGAGAGTTCTTGATGATGAACATTTTCAAGCCGTTTTGAAGGCTACCGAATTACGCTCATTATTCGAAGAGTATATTGTTGAACTTGCCGAACATGCCGCCATTAGCGGCGAACCCGTTGTTCGCTATATGGAGTATGTTTTCCCAAATGAGGGTTACGCAAACATCACCGATCAATTCCTTTTGGGGGACTCTGTACTGGTTGCTCCGGTGATGCAAGCCGGCCAACGCTCAAGGGAAGTCGTACTTCCTCGGGGAACCTGGAAAAACACACAAGGAGATCTCTTCACAGGCCCCGTTACCATAGTTACCGATGCCGCTTTGGATGAACTTCCGTATTTTGTTCAGGTGCCATAA
- a CDS encoding NADH-quinone oxidoreductase subunit I: MVKLLNDTYTTFKTIFTGMGITWGHLFRRSVTVQYPEVRDVLPQRVRLKLDVNMDDCIGCRLCERACPVECITIGTIKSTDDDDLGETSTGHKKKLWVNEFDIDMAKCCYCELCVHPCPTDCITMVEDYEYSSYDRNDLIFSFSDMTPEQIEAAQVKLEQEEEEKKRKKEEARKAKEMKKAAEAAEAGEANEGSAEAKEGTGGGGDTDAEAAKEARRAEREARRAARKAEREAKKKSED; the protein is encoded by the coding sequence ATGGTTAAACTACTCAATGACACCTACACAACCTTCAAAACGATATTCACCGGGATGGGAATCACCTGGGGGCACCTGTTCCGGCGATCGGTGACGGTGCAGTACCCGGAAGTGCGAGACGTGCTTCCACAGCGGGTGCGGCTCAAACTGGATGTCAATATGGACGACTGTATCGGCTGTCGGCTGTGTGAACGGGCCTGTCCGGTGGAGTGCATCACCATCGGCACGATCAAATCCACCGACGACGACGATCTCGGGGAGACATCCACCGGCCACAAAAAGAAGCTGTGGGTCAACGAGTTCGATATCGATATGGCAAAATGCTGCTACTGCGAGCTTTGCGTGCACCCGTGCCCGACCGATTGCATCACCATGGTCGAGGATTACGAATATTCGTCCTACGACCGGAACGACCTGATTTTCTCGTTTTCAGACATGACTCCGGAACAGATAGAGGCGGCACAGGTCAAGCTCGAGCAGGAGGAAGAGGAGAAAAAACGCAAGAAGGAGGAAGCCCGAAAGGCCAAAGAGATGAAGAAGGCCGCGGAAGCAGCGGAGGCCGGTGAGGCGAACGAAGGCAGTGCGGAGGCGAAGGAGGGAACCGGCGGTGGCGGAGATACCGACGCCGAAGCCGCAAAGGAGGCCCGCCGGGCCGAACGTGAAGCACGCAGAGCCGCCAGAAAAGCGGAACGCGAAGCCAAAAAGAAATCGGAAGATTGA